A stretch of Lathyrus oleraceus cultivar Zhongwan6 chromosome 6, CAAS_Psat_ZW6_1.0, whole genome shotgun sequence DNA encodes these proteins:
- the LOC127095448 gene encoding uncharacterized protein LOC127095448 — protein MVSLQYIPDFNYHPNCAKLKITNVCFAYDLILFSIDDERSVQHIMDVFKKFYEATGLKANPAKCNIFFGGTSMPEQQNILTVFPMPKKIIKQIETICRNFLWYGKATGRKAYVSWEKICEPKNVGGLNIKDLNVWNNLTLLKLWWNLHVNDDKL, from the exons ATGGTCTCATTGCAATACATTCCTGATTTCAATTATCACCCTAACTGTGCCAAACTCAAGATAACAAATGTTTGTTTCGCATATGATCTGATCCTTTTTTCCATAGATGATGAGAGATCTGTCCAACATATTATGGATGTTTTCAAAAAATTCTATGAGGCCACTGGGCTTAAGGCAAACCCTGCAAAATGCAATATTTTCTTTGGTGGAACTAGTATGCCGGAGCAGCAGAATATCTTGACT GTTTTTCCAATGCCTAAAAAGATCATCAAACAAATCGAAACCATTTGCAGGAATTTCTTATGGTATGGAAAAGCTACAGGTAGAAAAGCTTATGTTTCTTGGGAGAAAATATGTGAGCCAAAGAATGTTGGGGGTCTTAACATCAAAGATCTCAATGTATGGAACAATCTAACCTTGTTGAAGCTCTGGTGGAACTTACATGTCAATGATGATAAGCTTTAG
- the LOC127098032 gene encoding histidine-containing phosphotransfer protein 1, with protein MDGMTVQLQQQLFDYTASLFNEGFLDDQFKQLEQLQDETNPDFVVEVVTLFFDDAERLLNELTTSLGQENIDFKRLDAYVHQLKGSSSSIGAQTVHKACISFRNFCTEKNVEGCLKSLQQVKHEYSLVKSKLETLFKMEQELLASRLSDLKVE; from the exons ATGGATGGAATGACGGTTCAGCTTCAGCAGCAACTTTTTGATTATACTGCTTCTCTATTCAACGAG GGGTTTTTGGATGATCAGTTTAAGCAGCTTGAACAACTTCAAGATGAAACAAACCCAGATTTTGTTGTTGAAGTTGTTACTCTCTTTTTTGATGATGCTGAGAGGCTTCTTAATGAACTCACAACATCACT AGGTCAAGAAAATATTGACTTTAAAAGGTTAGACGCTTATGTTCATCAATTAAAGGGTAGCAGCTCCAG CATTGGTGCACAAACAGTTCATAAAGCCTGCATTTCTTTCCGCAACTTTTGCACAGAGAAAAATGTTGAAGG GTGTTTGAAAAGCTTGCAACAAGTAAAACATGAGTATTCCTTAGTGAAAAGCAAGCTTGAGACTCTTTTCAAG ATGGAGCAGGAGCTTTTGGCTTCGCGTTTATCAGATCTCAAAGTAgagtga